The following proteins come from a genomic window of Shewanella halifaxensis HAW-EB4:
- the gfa gene encoding S-(hydroxymethyl)glutathione synthase: MKTLIHPQVDNGFPATAESFAGGSLQCQCANNPIEVTIAAQTAHNHVCGCSKCWKPEGALFAQIAVVSKDKVSVTANADKLQIIDESAAIQRHACKECGTHMYGRIENTGHPFYGLDFVHTELSKQQGWSAPEFAAFVSSIIESGTAPEAMADVRQTLKDLGLPPYDCLSPALMDAIATHVAANK, translated from the coding sequence ATTAAAACTTTAATTCACCCACAAGTAGATAACGGGTTTCCTGCGACGGCAGAAAGCTTTGCTGGCGGTTCATTGCAATGTCAATGCGCTAATAACCCTATTGAAGTCACCATTGCAGCGCAAACAGCCCATAATCACGTATGTGGTTGTAGCAAATGCTGGAAGCCTGAAGGTGCGCTATTTGCACAAATTGCAGTAGTATCAAAAGATAAGGTTAGTGTAACCGCTAATGCAGATAAGCTACAGATCATCGATGAGAGCGCTGCGATACAACGTCATGCATGTAAAGAGTGCGGCACCCATATGTATGGCCGTATCGAAAACACGGGTCACCCTTTCTATGGCTTAGACTTTGTTCATACCGAACTCTCTAAGCAGCAAGGCTGGTCTGCTCCTGAATTTGCCGCGTTTGTATCGTCAATCATAGAATCAGGTACAGCACCTGAGGCGATGGCTGATGTGCGTCAAACACTGAAGGACTTAGGCTTACCACCTTATGACTGTTTATCGCCAGCATTAATGGATGCGATTGCAACGCACGTTGCGGCAAACAAGTAA
- a CDS encoding iron-containing alcohol dehydrogenase yields the protein MSTTFYMPPMSMMGPDAIKQLGSELNARNFHKALIVTDKALVDIKLVDRLTEELSAHNIAFAIFDGVKPNPTENNIEQGLKLLSAEDCDLVISFGGGSSHDCAKGIALVATNGGHIRDYSKGVHLSTKPQLPLVTVNTTAGTASEMTIFAIVTNEKDETKYPVVDKNLTPIIAVNDSELMVAMPKFLTAATGMDALTHAVEAYVSTAATPITDASAIKAIELISSNLEAVVDNGENREARDAMQYGEFLAGMAFSNASLGYVHSMAHQLGGVYDLVHGLCNAILLPHVSRFNAALSTERFADIAKAMGVDSTGMNVAEAAEAGILAIEALSESVGTAQKLSDLGVKQDKLEFMAINALNDACSLTNPRKASTEEIINIFNQAM from the coding sequence ATGAGCACAACATTTTATATGCCTCCTATGTCAATGATGGGTCCAGATGCAATCAAGCAACTTGGTTCGGAATTGAATGCTAGAAATTTTCACAAGGCATTGATCGTTACCGATAAGGCGCTAGTCGATATTAAGTTGGTTGACCGTCTTACTGAAGAGTTATCGGCACATAACATCGCCTTTGCCATTTTCGATGGCGTTAAACCTAACCCAACTGAAAATAATATCGAGCAAGGCCTTAAGCTACTTAGCGCCGAAGATTGTGACTTGGTCATTTCGTTTGGCGGTGGATCTTCCCACGATTGCGCTAAAGGTATCGCCTTAGTCGCAACAAATGGTGGTCATATTCGTGACTACTCAAAGGGTGTGCATCTATCGACTAAACCGCAGTTACCTCTCGTGACGGTTAACACTACGGCGGGTACCGCTTCTGAGATGACCATCTTTGCCATTGTGACCAATGAGAAAGATGAGACTAAGTATCCAGTGGTTGATAAGAACCTAACCCCAATTATTGCAGTGAACGATTCAGAGCTAATGGTTGCTATGCCTAAGTTCTTAACCGCTGCTACGGGTATGGATGCACTGACTCATGCTGTCGAAGCTTATGTTTCTACTGCCGCGACACCGATCACCGATGCTTCTGCAATTAAGGCGATTGAGTTGATTTCAAGTAACTTAGAAGCCGTAGTCGATAACGGTGAAAACCGAGAAGCCCGTGATGCGATGCAATACGGTGAATTCCTAGCGGGTATGGCGTTCTCTAATGCGTCATTAGGTTACGTGCACTCAATGGCTCACCAGCTAGGTGGCGTATATGACTTAGTCCATGGTCTATGTAACGCCATTTTGCTACCTCATGTGTCTCGTTTCAATGCTGCTTTAAGCACTGAACGATTCGCCGATATCGCTAAGGCGATGGGCGTTGATAGCACAGGTATGAATGTTGCTGAAGCCGCAGAAGCGGGCATCCTTGCTATCGAAGCCTTATCTGAGTCAGTGGGCACAGCGCAGAAGCTTAGCGATCTTGGGGTTAAGCAAGACAAGTTAGAGTTTATGGCCATTAATGCCCTAAACGATGCCTGCTCTTTAACTAATCCAAGAAAAGCTAGCACCGAAGAGATCATCAATATTTTCAATCAAGCGATGTAA
- a CDS encoding LysR substrate-binding domain-containing protein — MFNWEGVSEFVAVAEAESFTKASQRLGISTAQVSRQISALETRLASKLFHRTTRKVSVTEVGRIYYQHCRQVLDGLEEAERAITNLQTTPRGLLKITAPVTYGEKTIAPLINDFVVQYPELEVKLNLSNQKVDLIDEGYDLAIRLGHLEDSSMMAKKLSSRTQYVCASPSYISTYGIPHSLSELEQHNCLMGTMDYWRFQENGKTRNVRVRGTLSCNSGHALVDAAIKGIGIVQLPDYYVDPFIEDGQLVTLLEQNRQPEEGIWALYPQNRHLSPKVRMLLEHLSNALKQA; from the coding sequence ATGTTTAATTGGGAAGGTGTCAGCGAGTTCGTGGCCGTAGCCGAGGCGGAAAGCTTTACTAAGGCATCACAACGATTAGGGATCTCAACCGCGCAGGTCAGCAGGCAGATCAGTGCCTTGGAAACTCGACTCGCTTCTAAGCTGTTTCATCGCACCACTAGAAAGGTGTCTGTCACCGAAGTCGGCCGTATCTATTATCAGCACTGCCGACAGGTGCTCGATGGCCTCGAAGAAGCAGAGCGAGCAATTACTAACTTGCAAACAACGCCAAGAGGGCTGCTTAAGATCACCGCTCCGGTCACCTATGGCGAAAAGACCATTGCGCCCCTGATTAACGATTTTGTGGTTCAGTACCCAGAGCTTGAGGTCAAGCTCAACCTTAGCAATCAAAAGGTGGACTTAATTGACGAGGGTTACGATTTGGCAATTAGGCTTGGACATTTAGAGGATTCAAGCATGATGGCCAAGAAGTTAAGCAGCCGAACTCAATATGTTTGCGCCTCACCAAGTTATATCTCAACCTATGGTATTCCACATTCATTGTCGGAGTTAGAACAGCATAACTGCTTGATGGGTACGATGGATTACTGGCGATTTCAAGAAAATGGTAAAACCAGAAATGTGCGCGTTAGAGGCACGCTGAGCTGCAACAGTGGCCATGCCTTGGTCGATGCTGCAATAAAAGGCATAGGTATAGTGCAGCTACCCGATTACTACGTCGATCCCTTTATAGAAGATGGTCAGCTGGTCACCTTGCTGGAGCAGAACCGCCAACCTGAAGAGGGTATTTGGGCACTCTATCCGCAGAATCGCCACCTTTCCCCTAAGGTACGTATGCTACTTGAACACTTAAGTAACGCCCTCAAACAGGCATAA
- a CDS encoding NAD(P)/FAD-dependent oxidoreductase, producing the protein MSRIVIVGGGAAGLEIASLLGRSVNSQDEVILVEGETHHYWKPRFHEIAAGTFDSDLDSLCYFSHGAKNGYMHYQAWMTDINRATKKLAVRKPNGEMDTLDYDYLIIAIGAISNDFATQGAKEHCLFLDTSAQARDSWHQISSLLRSGKDCTINIVGAGATGLELAAELAKVSAELSDNPYAAWLNINLIEAADRVLPNGPVKMSEQALLRLEKYKINVMLNTRIASVEADRMTTSDGQVLNADVQFWAAGIKAPDWLKEIGGLQSNSLNQLVVEQTLATTFDSSIFALGDCAAIPQADGSQVPPKAQAANRAAVHLAKSLVAHLSGKPLKPFVYNDGGMVVAIGHNFAISTMMNDRLILKGRLVRRLYDTIFRLHQKTVSGYLAMSRLIIFKRLKCLFKPA; encoded by the coding sequence ATGTCTCGTATTGTTATTGTTGGTGGCGGCGCAGCCGGGCTTGAAATCGCAAGTCTTCTAGGTCGTAGTGTGAATAGCCAAGATGAAGTGATCTTAGTAGAAGGTGAAACCCATCATTATTGGAAGCCACGTTTCCACGAAATTGCTGCCGGTACCTTCGACAGTGATCTCGATAGCCTATGCTATTTCAGCCACGGTGCTAAAAATGGCTACATGCATTACCAAGCGTGGATGACGGATATTAATCGTGCCACCAAGAAGCTTGCGGTTCGTAAACCAAACGGTGAAATGGACACTCTGGATTACGACTACTTAATTATCGCTATCGGCGCCATTAGTAATGACTTTGCCACCCAAGGTGCAAAAGAGCACTGCTTATTCTTAGATACCTCAGCACAAGCCCGCGATAGCTGGCACCAAATCAGCAGCTTGCTGCGCTCTGGTAAGGATTGCACTATCAATATCGTCGGTGCAGGCGCAACCGGTCTAGAACTCGCTGCTGAGCTTGCCAAAGTCAGTGCAGAACTTAGTGATAACCCTTATGCGGCATGGCTTAACATTAACCTGATTGAGGCGGCTGACAGAGTGTTGCCAAATGGTCCTGTGAAGATGTCAGAGCAAGCTTTATTAAGACTTGAAAAGTATAAAATCAACGTAATGCTTAATACTCGCATTGCCAGTGTCGAAGCGGATCGCATGACCACCAGTGACGGCCAAGTACTCAATGCCGATGTGCAGTTTTGGGCGGCGGGTATTAAGGCCCCTGATTGGCTAAAAGAGATTGGCGGCCTGCAGAGCAACTCACTTAACCAACTGGTCGTGGAACAAACTCTGGCAACGACATTTGATTCATCTATTTTTGCACTGGGTGATTGCGCCGCCATTCCGCAGGCAGATGGTAGCCAAGTGCCGCCAAAAGCCCAGGCCGCAAACCGTGCAGCAGTACATTTAGCTAAGAGCCTAGTGGCCCATTTAAGTGGCAAACCACTCAAGCCATTTGTCTACAACGACGGTGGCATGGTGGTCGCTATCGGGCATAATTTTGCCATTAGCACCATGATGAACGATAGATTGATCTTAAAGGGCCGCCTAGTGCGCCGCCTCTACGATACGATTTTCCGTTTACACCAAAAAACCGTTAGCGGTTATCTAGCCATGTCACGTTTGATTATTTTTAAGCGACTCAAATGTTTGTTTAAACCCGCCTAA
- a CDS encoding anaerobic sulfatase maturase has product MSIDVFTVMAKPVSDKCNLKCSYCFYLGTADQLNHQPSNLMTDEVLRDFTKKYIEQSNTPSVNFVWQGGEPTLAGLDFFQKAIKFQQEFAGEKEISNSLQTNGIALNRQWMKFLKEHNFLVGISIDGTQTAHDKYRISINGSPTYERVKQAIALLNEFKIEYNALCTINSSNWNKGKTVYSNLKQMGVRYMQFIPIVVFDKKNKVAPFTLPQKGFGTFLVDVFNEWAKQDINYTFIMNFESILSSYVNNHPLICFHNKQCGSPLVIESNGEVYSCDHFVTDQFRIGNIETQNFTEMAQSDKHQKFQELRSITKECQRCEYLSLCNGGCPKHSLPDGSNYLCPSYKLLFKHTKEPVKIIINNLL; this is encoded by the coding sequence ATGAGTATTGACGTATTTACCGTAATGGCTAAACCTGTAAGTGATAAGTGTAATTTAAAATGCTCTTATTGTTTTTACTTAGGAACGGCTGATCAACTGAATCACCAGCCATCAAATTTAATGACGGATGAAGTGCTGCGTGATTTCACCAAGAAATACATCGAACAATCCAACACCCCTAGCGTCAACTTTGTGTGGCAAGGTGGCGAGCCAACGCTAGCTGGACTGGACTTCTTTCAAAAGGCGATAAAATTTCAACAAGAGTTCGCTGGCGAAAAAGAGATCAGTAACTCGCTGCAGACCAATGGCATAGCACTAAATCGACAGTGGATGAAATTCTTAAAAGAACATAATTTCCTCGTCGGGATCTCTATTGATGGCACGCAGACGGCCCATGATAAATATCGTATTTCTATTAATGGCTCACCAACCTATGAGCGCGTAAAACAAGCTATCGCGCTGTTAAACGAATTTAAAATTGAATATAACGCGCTCTGTACCATTAATAGTAGCAATTGGAATAAAGGCAAAACGGTTTACAGTAACTTAAAACAAATGGGTGTTCGGTATATGCAGTTTATTCCGATTGTCGTATTTGATAAAAAAAATAAAGTTGCACCTTTCACCTTGCCACAAAAAGGCTTTGGCACTTTCTTAGTTGATGTTTTTAATGAGTGGGCTAAACAAGACATTAATTACACCTTCATAATGAACTTTGAGAGCATTCTCTCAAGTTACGTCAATAACCACCCTCTTATCTGTTTTCATAATAAACAGTGTGGCTCGCCTCTGGTTATTGAGTCTAATGGTGAAGTTTACTCTTGCGATCATTTTGTCACCGACCAATTCCGTATCGGTAATATCGAAACACAGAATTTCACTGAGATGGCCCAGTCAGATAAACATCAAAAGTTTCAAGAGCTACGCAGTATCACTAAAGAATGCCAACGCTGTGAATACCTGTCTTTATGTAATGGCGGCTGCCCAAAGCATTCACTGCCAGATGGGAGCAACTACCTATGCCCATCTTACAAATTACTCTTTAAGCACACTAAAGAGCCCGTAAAAATAATCATAAACAACCTACTGTAA
- a CDS encoding outer membrane protein OmpK — protein MRNKNIKKLALALSLSLAGTGSAFADQDNGFIFDYGSIKVGYANWDMGLEDVGRGDLLKIFADYGAIHKGYEYYGFLEYNRFDHPDDTRNQVFTANTHIRLFDSNFTAFGKFYAQYENNPKFSDDVSTILGMGYLGYSSKAGFFKPFVGAHIMSGDVKSTSTGESSNGMNGVMVGWVGAYHLSPQFSLTNWNEFEIARNDAYAEQQHGDFGINGGLTLSYKPTKHFVADVTYRYFYNKLAVEGYGDQIIFMAGYKF, from the coding sequence ATGCGCAATAAAAATATTAAAAAGTTAGCACTTGCACTATCGCTATCTCTGGCAGGAACAGGCTCTGCCTTTGCTGATCAAGACAATGGCTTTATCTTTGATTACGGTTCAATAAAAGTAGGTTATGCCAACTGGGACATGGGACTTGAAGATGTCGGCCGTGGCGATCTACTCAAGATATTCGCCGACTATGGTGCTATCCATAAAGGATACGAGTACTACGGATTTTTAGAGTACAACCGCTTCGATCACCCAGATGACACCCGTAACCAAGTATTCACTGCCAATACTCACATCCGCCTGTTTGACAGCAACTTTACCGCCTTTGGTAAGTTCTATGCTCAGTATGAGAACAACCCTAAATTCTCTGATGATGTCAGCACCATTTTAGGTATGGGTTACCTAGGTTATTCATCAAAAGCTGGCTTCTTCAAGCCTTTTGTTGGTGCGCATATTATGTCCGGCGATGTTAAATCGACCTCTACTGGCGAGTCTTCCAATGGCATGAACGGTGTCATGGTGGGTTGGGTCGGCGCTTATCATCTTAGCCCGCAATTTTCGCTTACCAACTGGAACGAATTTGAAATCGCCCGTAACGATGCTTATGCAGAGCAACAGCACGGTGATTTCGGTATCAACGGTGGTCTGACGCTATCGTACAAACCTACCAAACATTTTGTCGCCGATGTGACCTACCGCTACTTCTACAACAAGCTTGCAGTTGAAGGCTATGGCGACCAAATAATCTTTATGGCTGGCTACAAATTCTAA
- a CDS encoding sulfatase family protein produces the protein MKKTLLASAIVLASLSTNVSAAQTTVTDKPNVVIFYVDDLGYGDLATYGHNIVKTPNIDKLAAEGIKFTQYYSPAPLCSPSRAGMLTGRTPYRTGIRSWIPDGQNVHIGKEEITLAHMLKDEGYDTAITGKLHLNGGAHMKDHPQASDLGFEHSFIIPGGWAKNAKTEAKNADGSLRHGKIHVDNFWRNGVPVGETDQFSADLVANEAIGWLDDQGGDKPFFLYVPFSEVHTPIASPQKYLDMYGDYLTDFAKENPDLFHWDWVNQPYRGQGEYFANITYMDAQLGRVIDKLKAMGEYDNTIILFSSDNGPVTREARKPYELNMAGETGGLRGRKDNLFEGGIRVPMIMKYHGHVKAETDSDEPIYGLDIVPTLSELIGFDTPSDRTIDGVSFVSTFNGLSVERTKPMIWTIDMPYQDDAINEYAVRIGDFKLIIDRQGNNKYLFNIGQDKYEVYNLLNKPEYKAKVEELTTAYQAYRKDIENDNILNKGKK, from the coding sequence ATGAAAAAAACACTACTCGCGAGTGCAATAGTACTTGCCTCTCTAAGCACCAATGTTTCGGCCGCTCAAACTACTGTCACTGACAAGCCAAACGTAGTTATTTTCTATGTCGATGACTTAGGCTATGGTGATTTGGCGACCTACGGTCACAACATTGTTAAGACACCAAACATCGACAAGTTGGCCGCTGAAGGCATCAAGTTTACTCAGTACTATTCACCAGCGCCACTGTGCTCGCCATCACGCGCAGGCATGCTAACCGGTCGTACCCCATACCGCACAGGCATCCGCTCATGGATCCCTGATGGACAGAACGTCCATATCGGTAAAGAGGAGATCACTCTAGCCCACATGCTGAAAGATGAAGGCTATGACACTGCTATCACTGGCAAGCTTCACCTTAACGGTGGCGCACATATGAAAGATCACCCGCAAGCGAGTGATTTAGGTTTCGAGCATAGCTTTATCATTCCTGGCGGCTGGGCTAAAAATGCCAAGACCGAAGCCAAAAATGCTGATGGTAGCTTGCGTCACGGTAAGATCCACGTTGATAACTTCTGGCGCAACGGTGTACCTGTAGGTGAAACGGATCAATTCAGCGCCGACTTAGTGGCCAATGAAGCTATCGGCTGGCTAGATGATCAAGGCGGCGATAAGCCTTTCTTCCTGTACGTGCCTTTCTCTGAGGTGCACACGCCTATAGCTTCACCACAGAAGTACTTGGATATGTACGGTGACTACCTGACCGACTTTGCTAAAGAAAATCCAGATTTGTTCCATTGGGATTGGGTTAATCAACCTTACCGTGGTCAAGGCGAATACTTTGCCAACATCACCTATATGGATGCTCAGCTGGGCCGCGTTATCGACAAGCTAAAAGCCATGGGTGAGTATGACAATACCATTATCTTGTTCTCATCAGACAATGGTCCGGTAACTCGTGAAGCGCGTAAGCCATATGAGCTGAACATGGCGGGTGAAACTGGCGGACTACGTGGTCGTAAAGACAACCTGTTCGAAGGTGGCATTCGCGTACCGATGATCATGAAATACCATGGTCACGTTAAAGCTGAAACCGACTCTGATGAGCCTATTTATGGTCTAGATATTGTGCCGACTCTATCTGAGCTCATTGGCTTCGATACCCCTAGCGACCGTACAATCGATGGTGTCTCATTTGTCAGCACATTCAACGGCCTGAGCGTTGAGCGTACAAAACCGATGATCTGGACCATTGATATGCCGTATCAAGATGATGCTATCAATGAATACGCTGTACGTATCGGTGATTTCAAACTGATTATTGACCGTCAAGGTAACAACAAGTACCTGTTCAACATCGGCCAAGACAAATACGAAGTGTATAACCTACTCAACAAGCCTGAATACAAGGCCAAAGTTGAAGAGTTAACCACGGCGTACCAAGCTTACCGTAAGGATATCGAAAACGATAATATCCTTAACAAAGGTAAGAAGTAA
- a CDS encoding ABC transporter substrate-binding protein, whose protein sequence is MKRILLIGGLLLSGVTHQALADEQCGKVTIADMNWSSASLIANVDRFILEHGYGCEAELTPGDTMPTSTSMVEKGEPDIAPEIWSNSVKELIEQAVTDKRLVIAGKSLSDGGEEGFWVPQYMVDKDPSLKTIQGVIANVKAFEHPEDPERGAFYGCPAGWGCQLSAENLFRALKLSDAGFDLIDPGSGAGLAGSIARAYERQQPWFGYYWAPTAVLGKYKMVKVDFGSGVDAKEFSDCISQAECADPKVTMYPAALVQTITTAEFAKKSTSAFEYLGKRALTNAQMNSLLAWMEDNQADGTIAAEHFLINHQDIWLEWVPTNVATKVKLAIADL, encoded by the coding sequence ATGAAACGTATACTTTTAATCGGTGGCCTACTCCTTAGTGGCGTAACCCATCAAGCCCTTGCCGATGAACAATGCGGCAAGGTCACTATCGCCGATATGAATTGGAGCTCTGCTTCATTAATCGCTAACGTTGATCGCTTTATTTTAGAGCATGGCTATGGCTGTGAAGCCGAGTTAACTCCTGGCGATACCATGCCCACCAGCACCTCAATGGTTGAAAAGGGCGAGCCTGACATCGCCCCTGAAATCTGGAGTAACAGCGTCAAAGAGCTTATCGAGCAAGCGGTCACTGACAAACGTTTAGTTATCGCAGGCAAGTCGTTGTCGGATGGTGGTGAAGAGGGCTTCTGGGTTCCACAATACATGGTCGACAAAGACCCTAGCCTGAAAACCATTCAGGGGGTGATAGCCAATGTTAAAGCCTTTGAGCATCCAGAAGATCCTGAACGCGGCGCCTTTTATGGCTGCCCTGCGGGTTGGGGTTGCCAGCTCTCTGCAGAAAACCTGTTTCGCGCACTCAAGCTTAGTGATGCTGGGTTTGATCTTATCGATCCGGGCTCAGGAGCTGGTCTAGCGGGTTCTATTGCCCGAGCTTATGAGCGCCAACAGCCTTGGTTTGGCTACTATTGGGCCCCCACGGCAGTATTGGGTAAGTACAAGATGGTCAAAGTGGACTTTGGTAGTGGCGTCGATGCAAAAGAGTTTAGTGATTGTATCTCTCAAGCAGAGTGTGCCGACCCTAAAGTCACCATGTACCCAGCGGCCTTGGTACAAACGATTACCACCGCAGAATTTGCTAAAAAATCAACGTCTGCATTTGAATACCTTGGCAAACGCGCCTTAACCAATGCGCAGATGAACAGCTTACTGGCCTGGATGGAAGATAATCAGGCTGATGGCACTATCGCCGCCGAGCACTTCCTAATCAATCATCAAGATATTTGGCTTGAATGGGTCCCCACTAACGTCGCCACAAAAGTGAAATTGGCCATAGCCGATCTATAA
- a CDS encoding ABC transporter permease: MADFSWLSKFPKMDRSTLLEIRKYLDGAFRDFSREYGELIESFFDPLLDFLIWFEKLLVQSPWWAVLLCITTLVYFASRSWKLSLGVVISFLLIGYFGMWEDTMRTLSIITVCTLLAITLGVPIGILMSRSNRTQALVTPILDVMQTMPAFVYLIPVVMLLGIGKVPGVIAVVIYAIPPVIRLTNLGIRLVDKEVLEAATAYGANRMQRLMGVQLPLASPTIMAGINQTIMMALGMVVIASMIGVKGLGQPVLKSITNQYFTLGLFNGLAIVALAIIFDRTSQAYAKRSQKHMRGGQHD, from the coding sequence ATGGCTGACTTTTCTTGGCTCAGCAAATTCCCAAAAATGGATCGCTCCACTTTGCTAGAGATCCGTAAATATTTAGACGGTGCTTTTCGGGACTTTTCACGCGAATACGGCGAGCTTATCGAGTCTTTCTTCGATCCGCTGCTCGACTTTCTTATCTGGTTTGAAAAGCTGCTAGTGCAATCGCCATGGTGGGCTGTACTGCTCTGCATTACCACTTTGGTTTACTTTGCTAGCCGCTCATGGAAATTATCTTTAGGGGTCGTCATTTCATTTTTGCTGATTGGTTATTTTGGCATGTGGGAAGATACGATGCGCACCCTTAGCATCATTACAGTCTGCACCCTATTGGCTATCACATTGGGCGTGCCCATTGGCATCTTAATGTCTCGCAGTAATCGAACTCAGGCGCTAGTGACCCCAATTCTGGATGTGATGCAAACCATGCCCGCCTTTGTGTACCTGATCCCGGTCGTCATGCTACTGGGTATTGGCAAAGTGCCCGGCGTTATTGCGGTAGTCATTTACGCTATTCCACCCGTTATTCGCCTAACCAACTTAGGGATCCGCTTAGTAGATAAGGAAGTGCTAGAAGCGGCCACCGCCTACGGTGCCAACCGAATGCAGCGCCTGATGGGGGTTCAATTACCACTGGCCTCACCAACCATAATGGCCGGTATTAACCAGACGATTATGATGGCATTAGGCATGGTCGTCATCGCATCGATGATCGGCGTCAAGGGCTTAGGCCAACCAGTACTCAAGTCGATCACTAATCAATATTTCACCCTCGGACTCTTTAACGGTTTGGCCATCGTTGCTCTGGCAATCATTTTTGATCGCACCTCTCAAGCTTACGCTAAGCGTTCACAGAAGCATATGCGGGGTGGACAGCATGACTAA